The Staphylococcus sp. KG4-3 genome has a window encoding:
- a CDS encoding MsnO8 family LLM class oxidoreductase: MTSMSILDQSPIDINETVNEGIQRTVELAQLADKLKYTRYFVAEHHNIPEVAGTSPEILVTHLLNKTNEIRIGSGGVMLQHYSPFKVIEQFHFISHLAPGRVDLGVGKAPGGFPLATQALQSEFKSPQVTFNDKFQLLNNLNNRNFKEDDAYNQLQTSIRDNEVPKPELFLLGGSDRSAQFAANENVGFVYAFFINSNVDMLISAVKSYKQQYPKGRFIVAVAAVVTENENDKELVKDGRTNYALHFKDGRKITVNTKEQLEAFSKQSAEHFEVEEKQIDVLEGSAAEVRHQLSQLNNEGLIDEFMLHMPIQNHKLRVKTVEKLAPLYTIANQKEGVL; encoded by the coding sequence ATGACATCTATGAGCATTCTAGATCAAAGTCCAATTGATATTAATGAAACTGTAAATGAGGGTATACAACGAACTGTTGAATTAGCACAACTAGCAGATAAATTAAAATATACGAGATATTTTGTTGCAGAGCATCATAATATTCCAGAAGTTGCGGGTACAAGCCCAGAAATATTAGTGACACATCTACTCAACAAGACTAACGAAATACGTATTGGTTCAGGAGGAGTAATGTTACAGCACTATAGTCCTTTTAAAGTAATAGAACAATTCCATTTTATTAGTCACCTTGCACCAGGTAGAGTTGATTTAGGGGTTGGTAAAGCACCTGGTGGATTTCCATTAGCAACACAGGCTCTGCAATCAGAATTCAAATCGCCACAAGTTACATTCAATGATAAATTCCAACTGTTAAACAATTTAAATAATCGAAATTTTAAAGAAGATGATGCATATAATCAATTACAAACTTCTATAAGAGATAATGAAGTTCCTAAGCCAGAGCTCTTTTTATTAGGGGGCAGTGACCGTTCGGCACAATTTGCAGCAAATGAAAATGTTGGTTTTGTATATGCTTTCTTTATTAATTCTAATGTTGATATGTTAATAAGTGCAGTGAAATCTTATAAACAGCAATATCCAAAAGGGCGTTTTATTGTTGCTGTAGCAGCAGTAGTAACAGAAAATGAAAATGATAAAGAATTAGTTAAAGATGGTCGTACAAATTATGCTTTGCATTTTAAGGATGGTAGAAAAATTACTGTAAATACTAAGGAGCAACTAGAAGCATTTAGTAAACAAAGTGCAGAACATTTTGAAGTTGAGGAAAAGCAAATAGACGTTTTAGAAGGCTCAGCTGCTGAAGTTAGACATCAATTATCTCAGTTAAACAACGAAGGACTCATCGATGAGTTTATGTTGCATATGCCAATACAGAATCACAAATTAAGAGTGAAAACGGTGGAGAAACTTGCTCCATTATACACAATTGCTAACCAGAAAGAAGGGGTATTATGA
- a CDS encoding SDR family NAD(P)-dependent oxidoreductase — protein MSVLDKFKLDGQVAIVTGGASGLGKAMGKGLAEAGANLVIADINLDLAKETANEFETETGNQALACKVDVTNVSDVEQMVSDVMDKFGHIDILFNNAGINEHVKFEDMPYDRWVKNMDVNINSMVLVSQAVGKVMIKQQKGTIVNTSSMSGIIVNTPQPQAAYNTSKGAVIMFTKSLASEWAEHGIRVNTIAPGYMETELTRDYFAQGGEMIDTWMNFTPLGRPGVPEELQGAALYLASDASSFVTGSVVTIDGGYTAL, from the coding sequence ATGAGTGTTTTAGACAAATTCAAACTGGATGGTCAAGTCGCAATTGTGACAGGAGGTGCCTCAGGACTAGGAAAAGCAATGGGGAAAGGTTTAGCTGAAGCAGGTGCAAACTTAGTTATTGCTGATATTAATTTAGATTTAGCAAAAGAAACAGCAAACGAATTTGAAACTGAAACAGGAAATCAAGCCTTGGCATGTAAAGTAGATGTAACAAACGTGTCGGATGTTGAGCAAATGGTTTCAGATGTAATGGATAAGTTTGGGCACATAGACATTCTATTCAACAATGCTGGAATCAACGAACATGTTAAATTTGAAGATATGCCTTACGATCGTTGGGTTAAAAATATGGATGTCAATATCAACAGCATGGTTTTAGTTTCACAAGCTGTAGGTAAAGTGATGATCAAACAGCAAAAAGGTACTATTGTGAACACTTCTTCAATGTCAGGTATCATTGTAAATACGCCACAACCACAGGCGGCATATAATACTTCTAAAGGTGCGGTAATTATGTTTACTAAAAGCTTAGCAAGTGAATGGGCAGAACATGGTATACGTGTAAATACTATTGCTCCAGGTTATATGGAAACAGAATTAACTAGAGATTATTTTGCTCAAGGTGGAGAAATGATTGATACATGGATGAATTTTACACCATTAGGTCGTCCTGGTGTACCTGAAGAATTACAAGGTGCAGCACTATATTTAGCTTCTGATGCTTCATCATTTGTTACTGGTAGTGTTGTCACAATTGATGGGGGATATACAGCATTATAA
- a CDS encoding Na/Pi cotransporter family protein, which yields MDSSVMEIIFTFIGGLGIFLYGIKQMGDGLQATAGDRLRSILNKFTSNPIMGVLAGMIVTILIQSSSGTTVITIGLVSAGFMTMRQAIGVVMGANIGTTVTAFIIGIDIGAYSLPILAIGAFLIFFIQKRKVKNIGMILFGFGSLFYGLELMSGAVKPLANLDGFKQIMLDMSSNPIYGVIAGTFLTVIIQSSSATIGILQGFFANDLISLHGALPVLLGDNIGTTITAVLASLAGSLASKRVAAVHVMFNVIGAAIFLLILPLYQLVIEWMQGAMNLKPEMVIAFAHGTFNVTNTLIQLPFIFVLAWIVTKIIPGEDINEKYKPRHLDKNLINRAPNIALQEAQDEIQNIGRMTLSMLQKVNHYDEKTEKDIIQKHAAIDNMYDNVRQYLTKISEKKLSQDDAERMSVLFDVNRTMLKVAGLSEAYLLDLKKKDTNPIKISDKAEQSIEKLYNHVNMSFEKTVEMFNVYDRVKRDEIVKISNDSYKLEHDLRKKHIKRLSSGECSPEGGLLYLDMIAILERIGYHSRNISESMVDIDEIELEEHVENPLGWSY from the coding sequence ATGGATTCTTCTGTAATGGAGATAATTTTCACTTTTATCGGTGGTTTAGGTATATTTTTATACGGAATTAAACAGATGGGCGATGGCTTACAAGCAACTGCTGGCGATCGACTGAGAAGTATATTAAATAAATTTACTAGTAATCCAATCATGGGTGTTTTGGCAGGTATGATTGTTACGATTTTAATTCAAAGTAGTTCAGGGACTACTGTCATTACGATTGGTCTTGTAAGTGCAGGATTTATGACAATGCGACAAGCAATTGGAGTTGTTATGGGAGCGAATATAGGTACCACGGTTACAGCATTTATAATAGGTATTGATATCGGTGCTTATTCACTACCCATCCTAGCTATTGGCGCATTTTTGATTTTCTTTATCCAGAAAAGAAAAGTAAAAAATATAGGTATGATTTTATTTGGTTTTGGTTCTCTTTTTTATGGCTTAGAGTTAATGAGTGGTGCAGTGAAGCCACTCGCTAATTTAGATGGGTTTAAACAAATCATGTTAGATATGTCATCAAATCCAATATATGGTGTTATAGCTGGTACATTCTTAACAGTTATCATCCAAAGCTCAAGTGCAACAATTGGTATATTACAAGGGTTCTTTGCTAATGATTTAATTAGCTTGCATGGTGCACTGCCAGTACTATTAGGTGATAATATCGGTACAACGATTACTGCTGTTTTAGCAAGTTTAGCAGGTTCTCTTGCATCAAAACGTGTTGCAGCAGTTCATGTTATGTTTAACGTGATAGGTGCAGCAATATTCTTGCTCATCTTACCGTTGTATCAATTAGTTATTGAGTGGATGCAAGGCGCAATGAATTTAAAACCAGAAATGGTTATTGCATTTGCACACGGTACATTTAACGTAACAAATACTTTAATTCAATTACCATTTATTTTTGTACTAGCTTGGATAGTTACGAAAATAATACCAGGTGAAGATATTAATGAAAAATACAAACCAAGACATCTTGATAAGAACTTAATTAATAGAGCACCTAATATTGCTCTACAAGAAGCTCAAGATGAAATTCAAAACATTGGTAGAATGACGTTATCCATGTTGCAAAAAGTCAATCACTACGACGAAAAAACTGAAAAAGATATTATTCAGAAACATGCAGCAATTGACAACATGTATGATAATGTCAGACAGTATCTTACTAAAATATCTGAGAAGAAGTTGTCACAAGATGATGCAGAAAGGATGTCAGTATTATTCGATGTTAATCGCACGATGTTGAAAGTGGCTGGTTTATCAGAAGCCTATTTATTAGATTTGAAGAAAAAAGATACAAATCCTATCAAAATATCTGATAAAGCTGAACAAAGTATTGAAAAGCTTTACAATCATGTTAACATGTCATTTGAAAAGACAGTTGAAATGTTCAACGTTTATGATCGAGTTAAGCGTGATGAAATTGTTAAAATAAGTAATGATTCATACAAACTTGAACATGATTTAAGGAAAAAACATATTAAACGTTTAAGTTCAGGTGAGTGTTCACCAGAAGGTGGCTTATTATATCTGGATATGATTGCAATATTAGAACGAATCGGTTATCATTCTAGAAATATTTCAGAATCAATGGTTGATATTGATGAAATAGAATTAGAAGAACATGTGGAAAATCCATTAGGTTGGTCTTACTAA
- a CDS encoding ABC transporter permease, whose translation MNIFKNKLLWIAPIAILIILAIFSIAFYPAYNPKPKALPIAIVNQDEGTSIQNNDINIGKKLEDKLLNSDSDTIKWVEVDNEKDARKGLDDQKYFGAAIFEKDFSKHAMSKTQKIVMDSKKQEIQEKIQSGEIPPEQAKKMQSQMDKSAASQDITVNQAEFKTLINSGANMQASQISSNVLKGIGDNLNKQITQQGLDTLEKQDVKVNPSDIQGLTNPVKVSDQKIHKVKDHQGNGNASFLMFMPVWISSIVASILLFFAFRTSDNIIISHRIIASLGQLAIAVVTAFVGGFGYVYFMSSVQGFDFPDINKIGLFVSIALLGFIGLILGVMTWLGMKSIPIFFIAMFFSMQLVMFPKQMLPQFYQDYVVSWNPFTHYGEYLRALLYMDQPLEMNATMWMFIGFIIFGVVSSISAAIIRKHSGKRTEVPS comes from the coding sequence ATGAATATATTTAAAAATAAATTACTTTGGATAGCGCCAATAGCAATTTTAATCATATTGGCAATATTTTCAATAGCATTTTATCCAGCTTACAATCCTAAACCAAAAGCTTTACCAATTGCTATTGTTAATCAAGATGAAGGCACATCTATTCAAAATAATGACATTAACATTGGTAAAAAGTTAGAAGATAAACTATTAAATAGTGATTCTGATACTATAAAATGGGTTGAAGTAGATAATGAAAAAGATGCTCGAAAAGGATTAGATGACCAAAAATATTTTGGTGCAGCTATTTTTGAGAAAGATTTTTCAAAACATGCGATGAGTAAAACTCAAAAAATAGTAATGGATAGTAAAAAGCAAGAAATACAAGAGAAAATACAATCAGGTGAAATACCGCCAGAACAGGCTAAAAAAATGCAAAGTCAAATGGATAAATCTGCTGCTTCACAAGACATAACAGTCAACCAAGCAGAATTTAAAACATTGATTAATAGTGGTGCGAATATGCAAGCATCACAAATTTCTTCAAATGTATTAAAAGGTATCGGTGATAATTTAAATAAACAAATAACACAACAAGGTTTAGATACTCTAGAAAAACAGGATGTTAAAGTTAACCCTAGTGATATTCAAGGACTTACAAACCCTGTGAAAGTATCAGATCAAAAGATTCATAAAGTTAAAGACCATCAAGGTAATGGTAATGCATCATTCTTGATGTTTATGCCAGTGTGGATTAGTTCGATTGTGGCATCTATTTTGCTGTTCTTTGCATTTAGAACTTCAGATAATATTATAATTTCGCACCGCATTATTGCGTCGTTAGGTCAACTTGCAATTGCAGTTGTTACTGCCTTTGTAGGTGGATTTGGTTATGTATACTTTATGTCTAGTGTTCAAGGATTTGATTTCCCTGATATTAATAAAATAGGTCTTTTTGTTTCTATTGCATTACTAGGCTTTATTGGTCTTATTTTAGGTGTTATGACTTGGTTAGGTATGAAGTCTATTCCAATATTCTTTATAGCAATGTTCTTTAGCATGCAACTTGTAATGTTTCCTAAACAAATGCTACCGCAATTTTATCAAGATTATGTTGTGAGTTGGAATCCATTCACTCACTATGGTGAATATTTGAGAGCATTACTTTATATGGATCAACCACTAGAAATGAATGCTACTATGTGGATGTTTATCGGTTTTATTATTTTTGGAGTTGTTTCTTCAATAAGCGCTGCAATAATTAGAAAACATAGTGGGAAACGTACAGAAGTTCCGTCATAA
- a CDS encoding TetR/AcrR family transcriptional regulator encodes MIEDRRVRKTKNAIKQAFIKLLAEKELERITIQDITSLADINRGTFYLHYEDKYILLSDLEDEILVGLADEIGTYKLVMQDSNLEDFAKIFSEKILKNIILHIQKDIDFYLVIFKLDRKSHLEDKISELMYSNMTKNLNNKQKISGIPIDYFHSYVSGATISFIKHWVQDNNRMEPDIVADHLFKIIFNGPLRLMAKEQYQ; translated from the coding sequence ATGATAGAAGATCGTCGTGTCAGAAAAACTAAAAATGCAATCAAACAAGCTTTTATAAAATTATTAGCAGAAAAAGAACTAGAGCGAATAACGATACAAGATATAACATCCTTAGCAGATATTAACCGAGGTACTTTCTATTTACACTACGAAGATAAATATATTTTACTTTCAGACCTAGAAGATGAAATTCTCGTTGGTTTAGCAGATGAAATAGGTACTTATAAGTTGGTTATGCAAGATTCAAATTTAGAAGACTTCGCTAAAATATTTTCGGAAAAAATTCTTAAAAATATCATTCTCCATATCCAAAAAGATATCGATTTTTACTTAGTTATTTTTAAGTTAGATAGAAAAAGCCATCTTGAAGATAAGATTTCAGAACTTATGTACTCTAATATGACAAAAAACCTTAACAACAAACAAAAAATTTCAGGCATACCAATAGATTATTTTCATAGTTATGTTTCAGGTGCTACGATTTCTTTTATCAAACATTGGGTACAAGATAATAATAGAATGGAACCCGATATTGTTGCTGATCACTTATTCAAAATTATATTTAACGGACCATTACGTCTAATGGCAAAAGAACAATATCAATAA
- a CDS encoding magnesium transporter CorA family protein: MITAYKHSQTDKIIESKLDQTASWVNVVDPNWEEIEMLIDRYDIPEDFIRDPLDREESARVEYDEDSHYSLIILDLPIINDTNSKVLSFITIPLGIIIGNKKIITICNVENEFLENFARQNINLRFHSRFALNILLTITNHYNRNLRLLNKTRVRIERDLKNNVTNKQLYNLMEVEKSLVYFLAALKGNEGIVKKLFRLPAMKRFDEDEDILEDLLIENNQALETTRLYTDILESITTSYASLLSNEMNNTMKTLTLFTVFLTLPTLVFSFFGMNVPLPIDDHSYISWLIVIGISLIIVTIVGAFLWRKQKL; this comes from the coding sequence ATGATAACTGCATATAAACATTCACAAACTGATAAAATAATCGAATCTAAACTAGATCAAACAGCTTCATGGGTTAATGTTGTTGATCCCAACTGGGAGGAAATCGAAATGCTTATAGATCGCTATGACATTCCTGAAGATTTCATACGAGACCCATTAGATAGAGAAGAGAGTGCGCGTGTTGAATACGACGAAGATTCGCATTATTCATTAATTATATTAGACTTACCTATTATAAATGACACTAATTCAAAAGTATTGTCATTTATTACTATTCCTTTAGGAATTATTATTGGAAATAAAAAAATCATTACTATTTGTAATGTTGAAAATGAATTCTTAGAAAACTTTGCACGTCAGAACATAAACCTACGCTTTCATAGTCGTTTTGCATTAAATATATTGTTAACAATTACAAATCATTACAATAGAAATTTGAGATTACTGAATAAAACACGTGTGCGTATTGAACGTGACTTAAAGAATAACGTCACAAATAAACAACTTTATAATTTAATGGAAGTAGAAAAAAGTTTAGTTTATTTTTTAGCTGCACTTAAAGGTAATGAAGGCATAGTAAAGAAATTATTCCGTCTACCAGCTATGAAACGCTTTGATGAAGATGAAGACATTTTAGAGGACTTGTTAATCGAAAATAATCAAGCTTTAGAAACGACGAGACTTTATACAGATATATTAGAAAGTATCACTACTTCATACGCATCATTACTATCAAATGAGATGAATAATACGATGAAAACATTAACGCTTTTCACTGTATTTTTAACATTGCCAACTTTAGTATTTAGCTTTTTTGGCATGAATGTTCCCTTACCTATTGATGACCATAGTTATATTTCATGGCTCATTGTGATTGGCATTTCTCTCATTATCGTGACCATCGTAGGCGCGTTTTTATGGCGCAAACAAAAATTGTGA
- a CDS encoding sucrose-specific PTS transporter subunit IIBC — translation MNYKKSAENILQALGGEDNVEAMTHCATRLRLVLKNEDLVNEKALGDMDVVKGTFSTGGQYQVIIGSGTVNKVFSELEKITGKEASSVSDVKAQGTKNMNPFQRFVKMLSDIFVPIIPAIVAGGLLMGINNILTAPGIFYDNQSLIEVQNQFSGLAEMINIFANAPFTLLPILIGFSAAKRFGGNAYLGAALGMILVHPELMSAYDYPKALEAGKEIPHWNLFGLEINQVGYQGQVLPMLVATYILATIEKGLRKVIPTVLDNLLTPLLAILSTGFITFSFVGPLTRTLGYWLSDGLTWLYEFGGAIGGLIFGLLYAPIVITGMHHSFIAIETQLIADSSSTGGSFIFPIATMSNIAQGAAALAAFFIIKENKKLKGVASAAGVSALLGITEPAMFGVNLKLRYPFIGAIIGSGIGSAYIAFFKVKAIALGTAGIPGFISISGQNNGWLHYGIAMIIAFIVAFCITYALSYSKKYRNIEA, via the coding sequence ATGAATTATAAAAAGTCTGCAGAAAATATATTGCAAGCGCTTGGTGGAGAGGATAATGTTGAAGCAATGACACATTGTGCAACGCGTTTGAGACTTGTATTAAAGAATGAAGACTTGGTTAATGAAAAGGCATTAGGGGATATGGATGTTGTAAAAGGTACATTTTCAACTGGGGGACAATATCAGGTTATCATTGGTTCTGGTACAGTAAATAAAGTGTTTAGTGAATTAGAAAAGATAACCGGTAAAGAAGCGTCTTCGGTGTCAGATGTGAAAGCGCAAGGCACTAAAAACATGAATCCTTTTCAAAGGTTTGTGAAAATGCTATCAGATATCTTTGTTCCAATCATACCAGCAATTGTAGCTGGTGGTTTGCTCATGGGTATCAATAATATATTAACTGCACCTGGTATTTTTTATGATAATCAATCATTAATAGAAGTACAAAATCAGTTTAGTGGCTTAGCTGAAATGATTAACATTTTTGCTAATGCGCCGTTTACATTACTACCTATACTAATTGGTTTTAGTGCTGCAAAACGATTTGGAGGTAATGCATATCTCGGGGCAGCACTTGGAATGATATTGGTTCATCCAGAATTGATGAGTGCTTATGATTATCCGAAAGCATTAGAAGCGGGAAAAGAGATTCCTCATTGGAACTTATTTGGACTCGAAATTAATCAAGTAGGATATCAAGGTCAAGTATTACCAATGCTAGTAGCTACATATATTCTTGCAACAATTGAAAAAGGACTAAGGAAAGTTATACCAACAGTATTAGACAATTTATTAACACCTTTATTAGCAATATTATCAACAGGTTTTATAACATTTTCATTTGTTGGTCCATTAACACGTACTTTAGGATATTGGTTATCAGACGGTTTAACGTGGCTATATGAATTTGGTGGTGCTATCGGCGGTCTTATATTTGGTTTGTTATATGCGCCGATTGTTATCACAGGTATGCATCATAGTTTTATTGCTATTGAAACTCAACTTATCGCTGACAGTTCATCAACAGGCGGTTCATTTATATTCCCTATTGCAACAATGTCTAATATTGCACAAGGAGCGGCTGCCCTTGCAGCATTCTTTATTATAAAAGAAAATAAAAAATTAAAAGGTGTAGCATCCGCTGCGGGCGTATCTGCTCTACTAGGTATTACAGAACCAGCAATGTTTGGTGTGAACTTGAAGTTAAGATATCCGTTTATTGGGGCAATTATAGGTTCAGGTATCGGTTCTGCCTATATAGCATTCTTTAAAGTTAAAGCTATTGCATTAGGCACTGCAGGTATACCAGGATTTATATCTATTAGCGGCCAAAACAATGGTTGGTTACATTACGGTATAGCAATGATCATTGCATTTATCGTAGCATTTTGCATAACATACGCTTTGTCATATAGCAAGAAATATAGAAATATTGAAGCATAG
- a CDS encoding N-acetylmuramoyl-L-alanine amidase: protein MKHIYSKFYNQESKITKLKSEVLGVVLHDDAENNSAEDYIVWLQQRIDNNELEKGWACAYVDKQTCYWFHPSPYVEWHCGNTFANEHYIGIERCQSKINGILSDEQFIKNEEASYWIAALILKKNQLPVNRNTVKLHKMFCNTECPARAWSIHLDNAPTNEENIKMLQDYFIDKIKYYYFNIKGSDMTVVG, encoded by the coding sequence ATGAAGCACATTTATTCTAAATTTTACAATCAAGAATCTAAAATAACGAAATTAAAATCTGAAGTATTAGGTGTCGTGTTGCATGATGATGCAGAAAATAATAGTGCAGAGGATTATATTGTCTGGCTACAGCAAAGGATAGATAATAATGAATTGGAAAAAGGATGGGCGTGTGCATATGTTGATAAGCAGACATGTTATTGGTTTCATCCCTCTCCATATGTAGAGTGGCACTGTGGTAATACTTTTGCGAACGAGCATTATATAGGTATAGAACGTTGTCAATCAAAAATTAATGGAATATTGTCTGATGAACAATTTATTAAGAATGAAGAAGCTAGTTATTGGATTGCAGCCTTAATATTGAAAAAAAATCAGTTACCTGTAAATAGAAATACAGTAAAACTACACAAAATGTTTTGTAATACGGAATGTCCTGCAAGAGCTTGGTCAATTCATTTGGATAATGCACCTACAAATGAAGAAAATATAAAAATGCTACAAGACTATTTTATAGACAAGATTAAATACTATTATTTCAATATAAAAGGAAGTGATATGACGGTAGTTGGATAA